In Campylobacter sp. RM16187, the DNA window AGAGATGAAAAAAGATGAAATAAAATGATTAAATATGAAAATGTATTTTTAACAAAACAGCGTATTTTAGGGGCTTATTTGAAACAAAATGAAAAGATGTGAAATGTTTTGGAAAGTATAAATGGTGCCCGAGGTCGGACTCGAACCGACACAAGGTTGCCCTTACCAGATTTTGAGTCTGGCGCGTCTACCAGTTTCACCACTCGGGCCAAAAAGAATTGTATTTTACCTAAAAGAGATAAAAGATATATTAAATTTTGAAAGAATATTTAAAATTTTGGATAAATAAGAAGCTCCGCAAGGAGCTTCTATGAAAAGAAATTATTTCTTTTTGCCTTTTTTGCCAGCACCAGCCACAACTGCTTCTTTCAGCTTTTTGCCAACTTTAAATTTGACCGCTTTACTAGCAGGTACATCAATAACTTTCTTAGTTCCTGGAACTCTAGCTTTTCTTGCAGCTCTATCAGCTGTGCTAAAAGTACCAAAACCTATGAAGCTAACGCTACCGCCAGCAGTAAGAGCTTCTTTGATTGTCTCTAGAGCGGCATCAACAGCTTTTAGAGAATCTTTTTTTGAAAGACCAGCCTTTTCGGCGACAGCTTGAATAAATTCAGCTTTTTTCATAGAACCATCCTTTTAAGAAGTGATATATAGGCATTTTACAACGTTTTTTGAAAAAAAACAATAGTTTTGAAACCTAAATTTCATTAAAAAATGTAGTTTTTTATAAAAAAAGTGAATTTTTTATAAAATTTGCATATAAAACTCATTTTTGAATCCATTTTTTTTGATATCAATTAGCATTAAATTCTCTAAATTTAATTTGCTTAGTTCGTCAATTGTTTCAATCCTTGCTTTTGCTATTTCTCTTAAAATAATTCCTCGGTAAGCTTTGGCATAATGGCTTACGACTTTGCCGTTTTTTATAAATTTAAAAGTCGTAAAAGGCTTTTTTATTTCATAAAATTTTTCATAAAATTCAGCTCTTAAGTCTAGTATGTCATCATCTTTGAGCCAGTTATCTATTGCTAAGGAAAAATGTTCTTTATAAAATTTTTCAATATTTAATTTGTCTATTTTTTCTCCCTGCTTTAGTTTATACTCACAAATTTCATCTCCAGCCAAAATGCCTCCGAATAAATTTGAGAATATCATTACGTTTTTATCGATAAAATTTTGAGCTTTAGTGTCTAAATTTTTATAGTTTAAGTGCTTGTAGGCTACGCCTTCGTATCTTAAAACAGCTTTTATAGCACTTTTTTTAAAAATATCCTCTCTTAAATTTTCGCACTCTTCTAAATTTTTAAGTCCGAATAGCTTTGATAGTTCGCTTGTTGTAGCTCTTTTTAAAAATTCATTGTATTGATTTAAAATTTCAATCCTTAGATCATATAGCTCTGGAAATATAAAGCTATTTTTGTCTATAAATTTATTTGATTTTACGGCACTTTTTGCCTCGCTTGGAGAGAATAAAATTTTCATAACCGCCTCGATAAAAGTAAAATTTTAAAGCCTAATAATACTCTAAACTAAATAAATTTTTAAATTTGACGATAATTCATGAATTGGAACTTAAATTGCTTCTAAAAGTTTATAGAAATATTAGGATATAGATATGCGTATTACCAATCAACTAATGAAATTTAACGATACATACAACTACCAAGTAAATATGAAGGAACTTTATAGGCTAAATACTCAAATTTCAAGCGGATTAAAGATACAAAATTCATTTGAAGATAGCAGTATTTATAATGATGGCATGAGGCTTGATTATGAGGTTGCAACGCTAAATCAAGTTCAAGACGCGACCTCTAAGGCTGGCAGTTTTTCTCTTAATACGGATAAAGCTTTAAAAGAATTTAAAGAAAAACTTGAACTGTTTAAAACAAAGCTTGTTCAGGCCGGAAATGAACATCATTCAAAAACTTCAAGAGAGGCTTTGGCAAATGATCTACAAGGCATAAAAAACCATCTTGTAAATATCGCAAACACATCTATAAATGGGCAGTTTTTATTTTCTGGAAGCGCTATTAATACAAAGCCGATAAATGGCACTACAAATCAGTATTTTGGAAATTCTCAAGAGATGAGAGTGGTCGGAGGCTCACAGGTTAAGCTGGCTTATAACATGCCAGGAGAAGAGTTATTTCTAGGTAGAGATGGTGATTATAACAAGCATATAAGCACAAATGTAATGCTAACCGATCAAAGCGTTTTAAATAGACATGATAATATAAAATATCTGAACGAAGAGAGCAAGATCAGAAATATGATCGGTTTTAACTATGTTAAGGATGAAAAAACTCTATCCGATTTGGATTTTGGCGGACCTAATGCAAAATCATTTCAAAATACGACATTTTATCTACAGGGTAAAAAGCCTGACGGAACAACTTTTACAAGTAAATTTCAAATGACAGCTGACGCTTCCATAAAAGATCTCATGGAAAAAATCGGAACCGAATACGGAAATACTCCAAATAATAGAGTTGTAGATGTCACGATAAATAACGAAGGGCAATTTAATATCAAAGATCTATCAAAAGGAAATCAGGTAATAGATTTTCATATGATAGGCGTTACAAGAAAATTAGATAACGAGCAAGCTCTGACCACTGCCAATATCAATACAGCTTCTAATCATTTTAATCCTACTAATAGTCTTGAAGACTTAGAAGCTATGGTAAATGCAAATCCAAATGACTTTGTAGTAACGGAATTTGTTAAAAGCAATTACAATGATATAAATGGTAATCAAACCAATGCCTTTGATTATGATAGGGTGAAATTTAAAAATGACGGCAGGCATGTCGTAGGTACTGTTTCTCAGATCGCAAGAAAAAGTGGAGAATTTGCGACAGATAATACTACATTAAGTGAAGTTGCCGGAACTGAAAAATTATACAATGGCGAAAGCAGAAAATATAATATTGATGGACAATCTTTGCAGATGAGTATCAAGTCAAAGCATGGTGGAAAATATACTGTGTCTATGACATTTAGCCTAAATGGATTAAATCCAAATTTCACTATAAAGGGAACAATGCCCGATGGTGCAGCAGTAAACTATAATACTCCTGTGTGGGATAGTGTATATAATCCTGTTACAGATAGTATAGATGGCGTTAGAACTCACGCAAAAGATGTAACTTTTAGACAACTTAATGATATTATCTCTTTTGTAGTTAACGACAATATACCAAATCCTGATGCCATAGTTAATCCTCCAGGATTAACTCAGCTTGAGAAATCTTTTTTAGCCTATCAGCAATCCATTAAAGACGCTCAAGGTAGCGTAGAGGTAAATATGGATCATAGAGGAAGAATTAAGATAACCGATAAGCAAAATACAAATACTCCTATTGAGGTTGCTATTTTTG includes these proteins:
- a CDS encoding HU family DNA-binding protein, producing the protein MKKAEFIQAVAEKAGLSKKDSLKAVDAALETIKEALTAGGSVSFIGFGTFSTADRAARKARVPGTKKVIDVPASKAVKFKVGKKLKEAVVAGAGKKGKKK
- a CDS encoding YaaA family protein — protein: MKILFSPSEAKSAVKSNKFIDKNSFIFPELYDLRIEILNQYNEFLKRATTSELSKLFGLKNLEECENLREDIFKKSAIKAVLRYEGVAYKHLNYKNLDTKAQNFIDKNVMIFSNLFGGILAGDEICEYKLKQGEKIDKLNIEKFYKEHFSLAIDNWLKDDDILDLRAEFYEKFYEIKKPFTTFKFIKNGKVVSHYAKAYRGIILREIAKARIETIDELSKLNLENLMLIDIKKNGFKNEFYMQIL
- a CDS encoding flagellin N-terminal helical domain-containing protein: MRITNQLMKFNDTYNYQVNMKELYRLNTQISSGLKIQNSFEDSSIYNDGMRLDYEVATLNQVQDATSKAGSFSLNTDKALKEFKEKLELFKTKLVQAGNEHHSKTSREALANDLQGIKNHLVNIANTSINGQFLFSGSAINTKPINGTTNQYFGNSQEMRVVGGSQVKLAYNMPGEELFLGRDGDYNKHISTNVMLTDQSVLNRHDNIKYLNEESKIRNMIGFNYVKDEKTLSDLDFGGPNAKSFQNTTFYLQGKKPDGTTFTSKFQMTADASIKDLMEKIGTEYGNTPNNRVVDVTINNEGQFNIKDLSKGNQVIDFHMIGVTRKLDNEQALTTANINTASNHFNPTNSLEDLEAMVNANPNDFVVTEFVKSNYNDINGNQTNAFDYDRVKFKNDGRHVVGTVSQIARKSGEFATDNTTLSEVAGTEKLYNGESRKYNIDGQSLQMSIKSKHGGKYTVSMTFSLNGLNPNFTIKGTMPDGAAVNYNTPVWDSVYNPVTDSIDGVRTHAKDVTFRQLNDIISFVVNDNIPNPDAIVNPPGLTQLEKSFLAYQQSIKDAQGSVEVNMDHRGRIKITDKQNTNTPIEVAIFDRRNSDIFAGDSTGNTPATSQGVGSVFTFSANNALDIDVPSVDIFSDLDNMIEAVRLGQYRADSNGPDPRNSGIQGAIERIDHIFDHVNKLHTKVGALSNSLKDTNTRASILSVNVKTVKSEIVDADYGETYMHLMQKMMSYQAMLQSVAKVNQLTLLNYM